The window GACTTGAACTTCGGCTTACGGGCATCTTTGACGCGCTTTGCTGTAGTAGCCATATCTCTTCCTTATGCTCCCTGGCGGAACGGCATGCCGAAGTACTTCAGCAGCGTGCGTGCGCCGTTGTCGTCCTGGGCCGAAGTAACAATCGTTACGTTCATGCCCTTGATCTTGTCCACCTTCGCGTAGTCAATTTCCGGGAAGATGAGCTGGTCGCGCAGACCCAGCGTGTAATTGCCGCGCCCATCAAAGCTCTTCGAGCTCACGCCGCGAAAATCGCGCACGCGCGGCAGCGCCACCGAGATCAGGCGGTCCAGGAACTCGTACATCGCATCGCCGCGCAGCGTCACCATAGCGCCAATCGGCATGCCCTCGCGCAGTTTGAACGCCGCGATCGACTTCTTCGCCTTCGTGATGACCGGCTTCTGACCGGCAATCGAACCGAGATCCGCAACCAGCGGATCCATCATCTTCACGTTCTGCGTCGCCTCGCCGAGACCCATGTTGATAACGATCTTCTCGAGCCGCGGTACCGCCATCACGTTCTCAATGCCAAGCTCCTTCTGGAGCTGGCTCTTGATCTCTTTCGAATATTTTTCTCTTAGTCGTGCTGCCATTGTGCTTGCTCTTTCTCCACGGTTTCGGAGTGGTTACCGGTGCGTGGGGTACTCAATTTGGAGAAGTTCGAAAACCACTCCCAGAATCGTTACTGCGTCTTCTCAGCCAGCGTGCCGCCGTTGGACCGCGCCACGCGAATCTTCTTGTCTCCATCGAACCGGAAACCGGCGCGCGTCGCCTTGCCGTCCGAATCAATCAGCGCCACGTTCGACACGTGAATCGCAGCCTCCTGCTCGAGAATGCCGCCCTGCGAATTCCGCTGCGGATTCGGCTTCAGGTGCTTCTTGATCATGCTGACGCCCTCAACAAGGACGCGGTTCTTGTCAGCGATCACGCGCAGAACGCGGCCCTTCTTGCCCTTGTCTTTACCGG of the Acidobacteriaceae bacterium genome contains:
- the rplE gene encoding 50S ribosomal protein L5 → MAARLREKYSKEIKSQLQKELGIENVMAVPRLEKIVINMGLGEATQNVKMMDPLVADLGSIAGQKPVITKAKKSIAAFKLREGMPIGAMVTLRGDAMYEFLDRLISVALPRVRDFRGVSSKSFDGRGNYTLGLRDQLIFPEIDYAKVDKIKGMNVTIVTSAQDDNGARTLLKYFGMPFRQGA
- the rplX gene encoding 50S ribosomal protein L24, with protein sequence MAKIKRNDQVIVLAGKDKGKKGRVLRVIADKNRVLVEGVSMIKKHLKPNPQRNSQGGILEQEAAIHVSNVALIDSDGKATRAGFRFDGDKKIRVARSNGGTLAEKTQ